DNA from Strigops habroptila isolate Jane chromosome 2, bStrHab1.2.pri, whole genome shotgun sequence:
CTGTCAGAAATATCATCCTTGGTAATTAAAGCTGGGCaacatttatgcattttaaatgagaGTTTTATAACAGTAAAGATTATCATCTATCTGAATGGATGGATGATGCCCTACAGCAACCAGCAGTCTGGTGGGTACCACTGGTAACATCTGAATGTTTCAGGTGCTTGGGAGCATCCCATGGCAAACTTACTTCCAAAGAGTGCTCTCCACTGCCTCACCAGGACAGGCAGAACTCATCTCCTACCTCTCTGGACTTGGGTGCTTTTCAATGGCCATCCCCTCTGTGCTCATTGGTGCAGTTGCAGCATCAACAGGTAAACTAATTGTTTGTCTCTGAATAATGAACATGTTTTTGTGAAAGGTGATTGAAACAGGATCCAAAGAAGTCTTGATTTAGACTTCAAATTGACTAGTCTTGTGTACCTAAAAGCGTAGCCCTGGCCACCAAGCTAGATGATCTGTACCAGGAATGTGGAGCCCTCTGAGGTTCAGTGCACAACTGCTTAGAGACATTTAAAAAGCCTCAAGACCTGTTTAAAGCTATTTCATTATGATGAAATGGCTTTTCATGGACCTTGAGTTGAGGAAAGATGAAAGCAGACCCTGTAAATCCCTGTATAATCCTATTTTCCGAGAAATCTTATGCTTGCTTCTGTTAATTCCTTCTGGATGTAAGATCCAGCATTATTACTACAGACTGTTAGTAAGGTTCTGAAGAAAACCTGTTTGAAGGAATCAAGAAGTTCAGTCCTGTGAATCCACAGCCTTCACCCAGGGAATCAGTCCTGTGTTAGCTGGGAGCAAGGGTTAAAGAGCAGCCAGGTCACTGAATATGTAAAGAAATCAGTTGAACTCATTAACGCACGATCACTTAGGGCATTAGAGCGAAACTCCCTTCTCCTCATGAGCACGATCTAGCAGGTTGACCTTTAACTGTCCCAGTTCTGGAAATACACGAAGCATAGCTATTTGTATAGATGctactggggaaaaagaaaatctttgatCTAATGAGAGCTGCAGCATGCTAAGGGGAATCACAGGAGATCATAAGAAAATCCAAAAAATTGATCCAAGTCCTAAAAATACCAAGTGGGTCTCAGTCCTTAGCCCTGCAGTGACTGGTCCCTgtggaaaggcagcagaaatgtCCATGAAGGatttgttgtgttttccttgTTCTGTTTTACAGACTGGAACCAGACAAGCTATGGTCTTCCAAGTCCACTTGAGAGAGGGGAATCAGCGATGGTACTGCCACTTGTTTTACACTATCTCTGCCCAGCATACATCTCCATTGTGGGTTTGGGAGCCATCGCTGCTGCTGCAATGTCTTCTGCAGattctgctcttctctctgccaGCTCCATGTTTGCTCACAATATCTACAGAAAAATCCTGAGGAAAAAGGTACTTGGTTACAGCATTCAGTAGGTTTGGTGTCGGGAATGATGCCTTGTTACGAGAGTATTATAAATCCAGTCTGTGTGGTCTGCAATTTGAGCCGCTGAAACGAGTACTGGAGCCAGCACTTCAAACATAGGTCAGGGGCGTTCATATCCATGGTAGGGATACAAACACCCACACTGGTGAGCTTTGCTCTTTATAAAAGACTGGTACAAAATTTGGGCTAGGATATTCATGGAGACAGCATAAAAACATGATCCTTGAAATTACAAAGGGCAGCCTTGTCTCCAGGGTGGCTTCTTTGGGTGGCTGCTGGTGGCAAGTGCTGAATGAAAGCAGCAAGGGCTTGGTGAGAATGAGCCCGGAGCTGTGCTAGTTACCCCACCAGTAAACGCCGTGTCTGTAACATTACAATCTTTGTTTTACAGGCTACAGACACGGAGGTCTTATGGGCCATGAGAACTTCCATGCTGGCatttggggctggggctgcaggtcTAGCTTTTTACTCCAGCTCTGTCTACGACCTCTGGTTCCTCAGCGGGGAGCTGGTGTATGCCCTGctcttcccccagctctgctgtgccctCTTCATTCCCAGGACCAACACCtatggctctgctgctggcttcttGGTTGGGCTCCTCCTGAGGCTGCTGGCAGGGGAGCCTGCCCTGAGCATCCACCCCATCATCTGCTACCCAGCCTGTGCCCTGGTGAATGGGACCTACAGTCAGCTCTTCCCCTTTAAAACATTCACCATGCTTCTCACCTTGGGGACAATTGTTGCTGTTTCCTACCTGGCTACAGTCTTGTTTCAGAGAAACCTCCTTCCCCGCAAGTGGGATGTTTGCAACATCATGGGGGGAACCAGCAACCTCATCCCCCTGCAGCAGATGGAGAAACAGATGGGTTCACTGGTGGTTGCACTAGAAGAGAATCGGGCTTAAATGTGGGGCCTCGTTTGAAAGCACACAGTGCATTTAGCAATTAGACTATGGCACAAACAGCATcgcttttccctttgcttttccagcaaTGAATAATTTAAAGTCCTCAGAGTCATAAAGATGCACTCTGTGCAAGGAGAATGTGTGAGCTTGAAGTCTGCAGTGATTAAAGGTGTGTGCTGATGGAGTACGATCTTGTGGTGGTGACCACGGGGCACCTTGGGCCccagcagtgtttgctttggGATGCCCCTTGTACCCCACCCAAAAGCAGGACTATAAGTCACTCTCAAACATTTATGGCATTCTCAAGTCACATACTTTGCTCACCACAAAGGAGACAAATTAATGTTTAATAGATTGGGTATTCTTGATTAAAAAACAGTTGAGCAAACCTGTTCCCATTACAACAGCTGGAGTTTTAGCATAATCATCCCTGGGGAGAGCATGAGACCTATGAAAACACAGATTACTGAATGCAGTGCAACCACTACAGCAGTTCAGCAGTAATATCAGTTCTGCACCATTCCTTATATGCTTTACAAAGCTTTCCTTGATACCACAAAAGCTTTTGCATACACCTCTCCCCAGCCATGGTCTCAGGTCACAGAGCCAGTCTGCTGCCACGTGGCTGAGGAGAGGACATCCCCTCTCAGATGACCTGGTAGGGCAAAAATAGATGAACAAGATGAAGCAACAGCCCTTAATTACCAGATAAGAAAGTTTTACATAgccatttatatttattataatatttataaaaactCAAACGTTTGCAAAAATGGAGGTGCTAGAGAGACTCCTTAGAATGAGCCTCCTCTAAAACACCTGGTTAAATCACTTGTGTGAAGGTGTTACCCAAGCACAGCTGTGGGATGGAGTGGGGCACATACACAAACCTGGGTGTGAGAACTCAGAGGATGGTGATGACAGAAAGGTGCTGGAAACTGATCCTGAACCTGCCTGCAGGGACATGAAATCCTGAGGGCAAGATCCCAAAGGATTCAATCCACCAGGTCTGTACAGAAAGCCCCTCATACCTTGTGTGCATAAATTCTCAACGAGTCAGAAGCAACCCAGCTAACTAGTGAGTTTGGCCTCTAGCCTGAAGTCTGATGGACCACGACCATTCCACAGTGGGATGGGTCGTTAAGATGAGAGCTGAAATAAAGACTCAGAAGGAAGATGCAGTGATGGCTTATGAATGGCTGTTGTTTAAACATTGTCTCACCAGGGGTCAGTTGCAAGCTACTCAAACAGCAGGAGCCATGCTCTGGGCAGCCCCTCACCACAGAACCTTTACGAAGTGCTTGTGGGAGTTGCTGTGTGTAGAAATAGCTGGCACTGTTGGAGGGAGAATAATTACTGACATATCCAAAATACCGCTCAGCAGAGCAACCCTGACAGCCAGCCGAGCTGCTGATAGTGAAAACAATCTGCTGCTTGGTAAACTGCTTCCAGCATGTGCTGAACACCCACTGTGCATGCACAAGGTGAGAAACTCTGCCAGTGCCACCATGCATGGCCACAGCAAGCTCAGCGAGGAGCCACATGTCACTCTGAACTGTACCAAGGCAGCCCTAAGCTCTAGATATGGCTTTGATGATGCTCCTGTATCTCTAGAGACTGTCATGAATTATTAATTATAACATGTgtttagaaaagggaaaaaagtggttttaaaattaaaagcattacCATTAACTATGGCCCTGGGCAGTCACCCACTCAAGTCTTTCACCCCAGTGATTTGAGTGGGAGCATGTGAGGTCGTGCTCAGCTAAGGGAGACACCAAAGCTATCATTACCATAGCACCAGAAGCATACACCCCTGCAAGATTTAGGGATGACCTAGTTTGGGGACCTGTACAGCCCTCTGTGAGGACCAGTCCAAAGCTGACATGCTGCACTTGCACAAGAGCACAGACCCACTGCATGGCCCAGATGAGAGTGAAACTCCAACGTCCTCATGTCGAGGTCAGCATCCCACTCATTGACCATCCCACCCAGCAAATCTGAAAGGCAAATGGCAACATCTGGAGATATCTTTTCTCTACACCGTCATGCCCAACTTCTGCTGTTTCCCTGAAGACTGCCAAAGTTTGACATTAAAGCCCTTCCATGCTTGCACACTTGGCCTGGTGGGCAATAGATTCACAACTTCCTAAGACAGTGCTCTGTGGTAGGACCCTGCAGAAAagcatcaccaccaccaccatgtcACCACCCAGCATCACCACAGAAAACTCCCTGCGACTTCAAATAGGAAAGTCTTAGCGTTCCAAGGGGTATCTGGCATACTCAGCAGAGACACTTGCCCTTACAAAGCTTCTCTGGATTTCATACCACTAACACATACTCTGCTTTGCGTGGAGAGATGAAAATGGCAAAGACACAATTACTGTAACTCTTTCGAATGTTTACCATTTTCCATCCTTATATGACTCCCTCCTCAGAACATCCCCCAGcaagcttaaaaagaaaacattcatcaAGGTCAGACAAAGTTTTGAAAGCAATTAGctgcaagtaaaataaatataaaagcaattcTAGCCTATACTTAATGACAAAATGCCTAGTTGTTCCAGTCCAGCACACCCAAAGTCCTTGAGGCATTGCCAGCATGGGGAATAATGACCCAGCTCCCACGAAATCATTCCTCTCACAGGTTACTGCCTCCAGTTCagtattcctttcttttccttgcccCCTCTTTATAAAGAATTCGCTCACTTGA
Protein-coding regions in this window:
- the LOC115604459 gene encoding high affinity choline transporter 1-like: MALNIPGLVSLSMFFMLTLAIGIWASWKSKRDQQNRNPSEMAIVGGRNINFFIGLFTATATWVGGAYINGTAEIVYLPSKGLLWVQAPVGFAFSLVIGGFFFANPMRSKNYVTVMDPLQETYGNVMGSLLFIPPLLGEVFWFAAILASLGATMRVILSIGSSLAIVVSACTVILYTLLGGLYSVAYTDVIQLVFIALSLWVCIPFALMNSATESIYYTATHQSYQDPWIGKIEKQYLGRWLDDFFYLVLGSIPWQTYFQRVLSTASPGQAELISYLSGLGCFSMAIPSVLIGAVAASTDWNQTSYGLPSPLERGESAMVLPLVLHYLCPAYISIVGLGAIAAAAMSSADSALLSASSMFAHNIYRKILRKKATDTEVLWAMRTSMLAFGAGAAGLAFYSSSVYDLWFLSGELVYALLFPQLCCALFIPRTNTYGSAAGFLVGLLLRLLAGEPALSIHPIICYPACALVNGTYSQLFPFKTFTMLLTLGTIVAVSYLATVLFQRNLLPRKWDVCNIMGGTSNLIPLQQMEKQMGSLVVALEENRA